One genomic window of Candidatus Pseudobacter hemicellulosilyticus includes the following:
- the pckA gene encoding phosphoenolpyruvate carboxykinase (ATP): MSVPTVAFPMNELVKLDLADVRQIHYQLHPEELVQDTLRLGEGVLNDTGALVVNTGEFTGRSPKDKFIVKDELTAGSVHWNDFNLPLEEKYFHIIHRQVLDYLNQRPELWIRDAYACADPRYRLNIRVVNEKPWTNLFAYNMFLRPTEEELDHFKADWTILSAPGLQLDPVLCGTRQHNAAVISFKHRMILIAGTGYTGETKKGIFSVLNYILPHDKGVLSMHCSANMDKAGDTALFFGLSGTGKTTLSADPNRLLIGDDEHGWTNNGIFNFEGGCYAKCIDLSEEKEPEIFQAIRPGALVENTTFFPNTRNIDFSSKAITENTRVSYPLDFISNAQEPSVGNIPSHIFFLTCDASGVLPPIARLSPEQAMYQFISGYTAKVAGTEAGVTEPKSTFSACFGAPFLPLHPGVYAAMLGEKMRKHNVKVWLINTGWTGGPYGTGHRMKLGYTRSMITAALEGRLERVEFDTHPVFGVAMPKSCPGVPDAILNPRNTWTDKAAYDTAACNLAAQFVNNFEKYAAGVDNAILAAAPKI; encoded by the coding sequence ATGTCAGTACCAACTGTTGCTTTTCCCATGAATGAACTGGTGAAGCTGGACCTGGCGGATGTGCGCCAGATCCATTACCAGCTACACCCCGAAGAGCTGGTGCAGGACACCCTCAGGCTGGGTGAAGGAGTGCTCAACGATACGGGCGCCCTGGTAGTGAACACCGGTGAGTTTACCGGTCGCAGCCCCAAAGACAAGTTTATCGTAAAAGATGAACTTACTGCCGGCAGCGTTCACTGGAACGACTTCAATCTGCCCCTGGAAGAGAAATACTTCCACATTATTCACCGGCAGGTACTGGATTACCTCAACCAGCGGCCTGAACTCTGGATCCGCGATGCTTACGCCTGTGCCGATCCCCGCTATCGCCTCAACATCCGGGTAGTCAATGAAAAGCCCTGGACCAATCTCTTTGCCTATAATATGTTCCTGCGCCCCACTGAAGAGGAGCTGGATCATTTTAAGGCCGACTGGACCATCCTTTCCGCCCCCGGCCTGCAGCTGGACCCCGTCCTCTGTGGCACCCGCCAGCACAATGCCGCCGTTATCAGCTTCAAACACCGGATGATCCTCATCGCCGGCACCGGCTATACCGGTGAAACCAAGAAGGGTATCTTCTCCGTACTGAATTATATCCTGCCCCATGATAAAGGCGTACTCAGCATGCACTGCTCCGCCAATATGGATAAGGCAGGCGATACCGCCCTGTTCTTTGGACTCAGCGGCACCGGCAAAACCACCCTCAGCGCCGATCCCAACCGCCTGCTGATAGGAGATGATGAGCATGGCTGGACCAATAACGGGATCTTCAATTTTGAAGGCGGCTGCTATGCCAAGTGTATTGACCTCAGCGAGGAGAAAGAACCGGAGATCTTCCAGGCAATCCGCCCCGGCGCCCTGGTGGAGAACACCACTTTCTTCCCCAATACCAGGAACATCGACTTTTCCAGCAAGGCCATCACGGAAAATACCCGCGTGTCCTACCCGCTGGACTTTATCAGCAACGCCCAGGAACCTTCGGTAGGGAATATCCCTTCCCATATATTTTTCCTTACCTGTGACGCCTCTGGCGTGCTGCCGCCCATCGCCCGGCTCAGCCCCGAGCAGGCCATGTACCAGTTCATTTCCGGTTACACGGCCAAAGTTGCAGGTACTGAAGCGGGGGTCACCGAACCCAAGTCCACGTTCAGCGCCTGTTTTGGCGCTCCCTTCCTCCCGCTTCACCCCGGCGTATACGCCGCTATGCTGGGTGAGAAAATGAGGAAGCACAACGTGAAGGTCTGGCTTATCAATACCGGCTGGACCGGCGGCCCCTATGGCACCGGCCACCGGATGAAGCTGGGCTACACCCGTTCCATGATCACCGCCGCCCTCGAAGGCAGGCTGGAGCGGGTGGAATTTGACACGCACCCCGTGTTTGGCGTAGCTATGCCCAAAAGCTGCCCGGGCGTTCCGGACGCTATCCTGAACCCCAGGAATACCTGGACGGACAAAGCCGCCTATGATACAGCGGCTTGCAACCTGGCTGCCCAGTTTGTGAACAATTTTGAAAAATATGCCGCCGGCGTGGATAATGCTATCCTTGCCGCCGCGCCTAAAATTTAA
- a CDS encoding Xaa-Pro aminopeptidase: MKYLPLNPKLFVQNRKRFMDSMEKNAIAIFNSNDELPTNGDALHRFKQNSDLYWLTGIEQEDTMLVLFPDNPDPKFREVLVLVRPNELKEKWDGKRLRAAEAKQLSGIPTVIWLDSLEGMLQPWIHLADTIYLNTNENDRKANLVPVRDYRYAEEMRRRYPLHNYNRSARILREHRAIKTAEEVAVIQQAIDITHETFLDLLKFIRPGVMEYEIEAKIQYGFLSRRATREGYSSIIASGDNARILHYVSNNQECRDGDLILMDFGAEYGGYNADLTRTVPVNGKFSKRQKEVYNACLHLHNYAKSILKPGISILNYTDKVGEEATSQFVKIGLLSKADVKNEDKDNRAYRKYLYHGISHHLGVDVHDLGTRTLPIKAGMLFTIEPGIYIEEEKMGVRIENNFWITRTGNKDLMAKIPITAEEIERFMKK; this comes from the coding sequence ATGAAATACCTGCCGCTCAATCCCAAGCTCTTCGTTCAGAACCGGAAACGCTTCATGGATAGTATGGAAAAAAATGCCATCGCCATTTTCAACAGTAATGATGAACTGCCAACCAATGGCGACGCCCTACACCGCTTCAAGCAGAATTCCGACCTGTACTGGCTTACGGGCATTGAGCAGGAAGATACCATGCTGGTGCTCTTCCCCGATAATCCCGATCCCAAATTCCGCGAAGTACTAGTCCTAGTTCGTCCCAATGAATTAAAAGAAAAGTGGGATGGCAAGCGACTCCGCGCCGCTGAAGCCAAACAGCTCTCCGGCATCCCCACCGTGATCTGGCTGGACAGCCTGGAAGGCATGCTCCAGCCCTGGATCCACCTGGCAGATACCATTTACCTGAACACCAACGAGAACGACCGCAAGGCCAACCTGGTGCCGGTGCGCGACTATCGCTATGCCGAAGAAATGCGCCGCCGCTATCCCCTGCACAACTATAACCGCAGCGCCCGGATCCTGCGGGAACATCGCGCTATTAAGACCGCGGAAGAAGTGGCCGTGATCCAGCAGGCCATTGATATTACCCATGAAACCTTCCTCGATCTCCTGAAATTTATCCGTCCCGGCGTCATGGAATACGAGATAGAAGCCAAGATCCAGTATGGTTTTCTTTCCCGCCGCGCTACCCGTGAAGGGTATAGCTCCATCATTGCCAGCGGCGACAATGCCCGCATCCTGCACTATGTATCCAACAACCAGGAATGCAGGGACGGAGACCTGATCCTGATGGATTTTGGCGCTGAGTATGGCGGCTACAATGCAGACCTCACACGCACGGTGCCAGTGAACGGCAAATTCAGCAAACGGCAAAAAGAAGTATACAATGCCTGTCTGCACCTGCACAACTACGCCAAGAGCATCCTGAAACCCGGTATCTCTATTCTCAACTATACCGATAAGGTAGGCGAAGAAGCCACCAGTCAATTCGTAAAGATCGGCCTGCTTTCCAAAGCCGATGTGAAGAATGAGGACAAGGACAACAGGGCCTATCGCAAATACCTGTACCATGGCATCTCCCATCACCTGGGTGTGGATGTGCATGACCTGGGAACGCGCACCCTGCCTATCAAAGCCGGCATGCTGTTCACCATTGAGCCCGGCATCTATATTGAAGAAGAAAAAATGGGCGTCCGGATCGAGAATAATTTCTGGATCACCCGGACAGGTAATAAGGACCTGATGGCAAAAATTCCCATCACTGCTGAAGAGATAGAAAGGTTCATGAAAAAATAA
- a CDS encoding CDP-alcohol phosphatidyltransferase family protein, giving the protein MKQIPNLFTLLNLVFGFLAILFILQPGEMLVTSDEGTWVAQLPEKIWWGAICIGIAAIVDFLDGFVARLFKAESEIGKQLDSLADVVSFGVAPGLILYQLLRISYIGEPDGLDTGIWALLPAVLFPCAGAYRLARFNIDTSQSYGFKGVPIPAAGLVVASLPLILLYNYFGLNSLLLNKWVLYAIIVVLSYLMISTLPLMALKFKDLSLKNNGPKFLLVALAILAAVFLQWLAVPVVFIIYVLLSLLTSRKNSVAA; this is encoded by the coding sequence ATGAAACAGATCCCGAATCTTTTCACTTTACTGAATCTCGTATTTGGATTTTTAGCCATCCTGTTCATCCTGCAACCCGGCGAGATGCTGGTGACCAGTGATGAAGGTACCTGGGTGGCGCAATTGCCGGAAAAGATCTGGTGGGGCGCCATCTGCATCGGCATTGCCGCCATTGTAGATTTCCTGGATGGTTTTGTGGCCCGCCTGTTCAAGGCGGAGTCCGAGATCGGCAAGCAGCTGGATTCCCTGGCGGATGTGGTGAGCTTTGGTGTGGCGCCGGGCCTGATCCTGTACCAGCTCCTGCGCATCAGTTATATTGGCGAACCGGATGGGCTGGATACCGGTATCTGGGCCCTGCTCCCGGCAGTGCTGTTCCCCTGTGCCGGCGCATACCGGCTGGCACGGTTCAACATTGATACCAGCCAGTCGTACGGCTTCAAAGGCGTGCCCATTCCGGCCGCTGGGCTGGTTGTGGCTTCGCTGCCGCTGATCCTGCTATATAACTATTTTGGATTGAACAGCCTGCTGCTCAATAAATGGGTGTTGTATGCTATCATCGTGGTGCTGAGCTACCTGATGATCAGTACGCTGCCCCTGATGGCGCTTAAGTTCAAGGATCTTTCCCTGAAGAACAACGGGCCTAAATTCCTGCTGGTGGCCCTGGCCATACTGGCGGCTGTTTTCCTGCAATGGCTGGCAGTGCCGGTGGTGTTCATTATATATGTGCTGCTGTCCCTGCTCACCAGCCGGAAAAACAGTGTTGCCGCCTGA
- the purS gene encoding phosphoribosylformylglycinamidine synthase subunit PurS gives MTYTVQVTVMPLKELLDPQGKAVMGGLSNLGLNNVSDVRVGKHITLQVDADSPEKARTVAEEAAKKLLANPVMEYFEISVN, from the coding sequence ATGACTTATACCGTACAGGTTACTGTAATGCCGCTGAAAGAATTGCTCGATCCCCAGGGTAAAGCAGTGATGGGAGGTTTGTCGAATCTGGGACTGAACAACGTGAGCGATGTGCGCGTTGGCAAACATATCACCCTCCAGGTAGATGCTGATTCTCCCGAGAAGGCCAGAACAGTAGCTGAAGAAGCAGCCAAAAAACTGCTGGCTAACCCGGTAATGGAATATTTTGAAATTTCCGTGAATTAA
- the rsmI gene encoding 16S rRNA (cytidine(1402)-2'-O)-methyltransferase, which translates to MLYIVPTPIGNLQDITLRALEVLKKVDLILAEDTRTTIKLLNHYQIVRPLSPYHMHNEHQVVSHLVRQMQEGKTIAMVSDAGTPGISDAAFLLVRECIKVGVKVESLPGATAFVPALVNSGLPTMRFAYEGFLPPKKGRQTMLKKLAEEERTMVFYESPHRLVKTLEDFIQYFGADRPCAVSRELTKLFEENAHGTLQEVCDHFKKKDVKGEIVIVVGGHS; encoded by the coding sequence ATGCTCTATATCGTCCCCACACCGATCGGTAACCTGCAGGATATTACACTCCGTGCGCTGGAGGTCCTGAAAAAGGTGGACCTGATCCTGGCAGAGGACACCCGCACTACCATCAAGCTGCTGAACCATTACCAGATTGTACGGCCATTATCTCCTTACCATATGCACAATGAACACCAGGTGGTCAGCCACCTGGTGCGGCAAATGCAGGAAGGCAAGACAATAGCCATGGTCTCCGATGCCGGAACGCCCGGTATATCCGATGCAGCTTTCCTGCTGGTGCGGGAATGTATAAAGGTTGGTGTGAAAGTGGAATCCCTGCCGGGCGCTACTGCCTTTGTGCCCGCCCTGGTGAACAGCGGCCTGCCCACAATGCGTTTTGCTTACGAAGGATTCCTGCCACCCAAGAAAGGCCGCCAGACCATGCTCAAAAAACTGGCGGAGGAAGAAAGGACCATGGTCTTTTATGAATCGCCGCACCGCCTGGTGAAAACACTGGAAGATTTTATCCAGTATTTCGGCGCCGACCGTCCCTGCGCTGTCAGTCGCGAGCTGACCAAACTCTTTGAAGAGAATGCCCATGGCACATTACAGGAGGTCTGTGATCATTTCAAAAAGAAGGATGTGAAAGGGGAGATTGTTATTGTTGTGGGCGGTCATTCATAA
- a CDS encoding PepSY-like domain-containing protein, with translation MKKLISLSLLIAALFVAQNTLMAQLRKVPAAVTDAFKQKYPSASSVEWRDKVTYFVAGFSDNGTHYDARFTSKGEWKDTETEIGADGIPAAVKDGLSKSKYADWEAHTAYEIQLPGDKKEYRVHVVKSDLQKKNLLFNSSGKLLKDNITL, from the coding sequence ATGAAGAAGCTTATTTCATTGTCTTTATTGATAGCAGCCTTGTTTGTGGCGCAAAATACCCTGATGGCCCAGCTCAGGAAAGTGCCTGCTGCGGTAACAGATGCCTTCAAACAGAAATACCCCAGCGCTTCCTCCGTGGAGTGGCGGGATAAAGTAACCTATTTTGTAGCCGGCTTTTCCGACAACGGTACGCATTATGACGCCCGCTTCACCAGCAAAGGGGAATGGAAAGATACCGAAACGGAGATCGGGGCTGATGGTATACCGGCAGCTGTAAAGGATGGTTTGTCCAAAAGCAAATATGCCGACTGGGAAGCCCATACCGCTTACGAGATCCAGCTGCCCGGCGATAAAAAAGAATACCGGGTACATGTAGTAAAAAGCGACCTGCAGAAAAAGAACCTGCTCTTCAATAGCAGCGGTAAACTTTTGAAGGATAATATTACCCTGTAA
- a CDS encoding M1 family metallopeptidase → MRQFTLLILTCMGCMGSLLAQPDRWQQRVKYKMDITMDVTTNRFTGKQQLEYTNNSPDTLKRVYYHLYWNAFQPNSMMDVRSRELGKNSISGRPDWDGRVRDRILNLKEDEIGYQDVKAVTMNGVAQKTILHETILEVVLSKPILPRSKVVFDMDFTAQVPLQVRRSGRDNPSTGVRYSMSQWYPKLCEYDYEGWHTDPYVAREFYGVWGDFDVKITIDKNYVLGGTGYLQNANAIGYGYEAKGAKVAKPAGNTLTWQFLAPNVHDFVWAADPEYAHITRQVPNGPLIHVLYNRDEAKLKEAYNNLKDGEKARLKNDVQQYMKEYDAQWERVAEAAVTVLPFIEKKFGAYPYKQYSFIHGGDGGMEYPMATLIVSSSLGTAFHEWMHSWYQMMLGTNESEYGWMDEGFTSFAETLVSDYYQAVNVVKETRKLSVLPQTVLDSLAASVSGSVKNPHKGAYDNYLSLAKSSLEEPLTTHADHFETNVAYSIASYSKGEVFMEQLGYIVGADTRDQILLEYYRQWRFKHPNVNDFIRVAENVSGIKLDWYKEYFVQTTKTINYGIDSMWQDGAKTKIRLKRIGHMPMPIDLQLELKDGSKRMEYIPMYLMFGAKADEYEGLKTTTHPSWKWTHPTYVVEVDCKMMDIRSIEIDPSQRMADTDRANNKLVISW, encoded by the coding sequence ATGCGACAATTCACTCTCCTGATCCTTACCTGTATGGGATGTATGGGCAGCCTGCTGGCACAGCCCGACCGCTGGCAACAGCGGGTGAAGTATAAGATGGATATCACAATGGATGTGACCACCAACCGCTTTACCGGCAAACAGCAACTGGAATACACCAATAACTCGCCCGATACTCTTAAAAGGGTGTACTACCATTTATACTGGAATGCATTCCAACCCAACAGCATGATGGATGTGCGCAGCCGCGAGCTGGGTAAGAACAGCATAAGTGGCCGGCCCGACTGGGACGGACGTGTCCGGGACCGCATCCTGAACCTGAAGGAAGATGAGATCGGTTACCAGGATGTGAAAGCTGTGACCATGAATGGCGTGGCGCAAAAGACCATCCTGCATGAGACCATCCTGGAAGTGGTGCTGAGCAAGCCTATCCTGCCCAGGTCCAAGGTGGTGTTTGATATGGATTTCACCGCACAGGTGCCCCTGCAGGTGCGCAGGTCCGGCAGGGATAATCCCAGTACCGGCGTCCGCTATTCCATGAGCCAGTGGTATCCCAAGCTCTGTGAATATGATTATGAAGGCTGGCATACTGATCCCTATGTGGCCCGTGAGTTCTACGGCGTATGGGGCGATTTTGACGTAAAGATCACCATCGATAAAAACTATGTCCTGGGTGGTACCGGCTATCTCCAGAATGCCAATGCTATCGGCTATGGCTATGAGGCCAAAGGCGCGAAGGTGGCAAAACCTGCCGGCAATACCCTGACCTGGCAATTCCTGGCGCCCAACGTACATGATTTTGTATGGGCTGCTGACCCGGAATATGCCCATATTACCCGCCAGGTTCCCAACGGTCCCCTGATCCATGTGTTGTACAACCGGGATGAGGCCAAACTGAAAGAAGCTTACAACAACCTGAAAGATGGTGAGAAAGCAAGACTGAAAAATGATGTGCAGCAATACATGAAGGAATACGATGCACAATGGGAAAGAGTAGCCGAGGCTGCCGTGACCGTATTGCCTTTTATTGAAAAGAAGTTTGGCGCCTACCCGTACAAACAATATTCTTTCATTCATGGCGGCGATGGCGGTATGGAATATCCCATGGCCACGCTGATTGTCAGCTCCAGCCTGGGCACCGCTTTCCACGAGTGGATGCACAGCTGGTACCAGATGATGCTGGGCACCAATGAATCCGAATACGGATGGATGGATGAAGGCTTCACCAGCTTTGCTGAGACCCTGGTATCGGATTATTACCAGGCGGTCAATGTTGTGAAAGAAACACGGAAGCTGAGCGTACTGCCCCAAACGGTCCTCGATTCACTGGCGGCCAGTGTTTCCGGCTCTGTCAAAAATCCACATAAGGGTGCTTACGATAATTACCTCAGCCTGGCTAAAAGCAGCCTGGAAGAGCCGCTTACTACGCATGCCGATCATTTTGAGACCAATGTTGCCTATAGCATTGCTTCCTATTCCAAGGGTGAAGTGTTCATGGAACAGCTGGGATATATAGTAGGCGCGGACACCAGGGACCAGATACTGCTGGAGTACTACCGCCAGTGGCGCTTCAAGCATCCCAACGTCAATGATTTTATCCGCGTGGCGGAAAATGTGAGTGGTATCAAGCTGGACTGGTACAAAGAATACTTTGTGCAGACCACCAAGACCATCAACTACGGGATCGACAGTATGTGGCAGGATGGCGCTAAGACAAAGATCCGGTTGAAAAGGATTGGTCATATGCCCATGCCGATTGACCTGCAGCTGGAATTGAAAGATGGCAGCAAAAGAATGGAATATATTCCCATGTACCTGATGTTTGGCGCCAAGGCGGATGAGTATGAAGGTCTGAAGACCACTACCCACCCCTCCTGGAAATGGACGCATCCTACCTATGTGGTGGAAGTGGATTGCAAAATGATGGATATAAGGTCCATTGAAATAGATCCTTCGCAGCGGATGGCGGATACGGACAGGGCCAACAATAAACTGGTGATCTCCTGGTAA
- a CDS encoding response regulator transcription factor, translated as MDITICIVDDNKDIRSALEQIILMSEGYRLIGSFSNAEEAQEQIPLLKPDIVLMDINLGEGENGIDCVRHLKAEHKDILFMMCTVYEDDEKIFEALTAGASGYILKKTAPHKLLEAIRELQEGGAPMSSQIARKVVAAFQNKQAGQTANINAASLSTLSNREKEILELLAKGMLYKEIAAALFISQETVRKHVYHIYEKLHVNNRVEAINKFFGR; from the coding sequence ATGGACATTACCATCTGTATAGTAGACGACAATAAAGATATCCGTTCAGCCCTCGAACAGATCATCCTCATGTCAGAAGGCTACAGGCTCATCGGCAGCTTCAGCAATGCGGAAGAAGCCCAGGAGCAGATCCCCCTGTTGAAACCCGACATTGTACTCATGGACATCAACCTGGGAGAAGGAGAGAATGGCATAGATTGCGTACGTCACCTCAAAGCCGAACACAAGGATATCCTCTTCATGATGTGTACCGTGTATGAAGATGATGAGAAGATCTTCGAAGCGCTCACAGCCGGCGCCAGCGGTTATATCCTCAAGAAAACAGCACCGCACAAATTACTGGAAGCCATCCGTGAGCTTCAGGAAGGCGGCGCTCCCATGAGCAGCCAGATAGCCCGGAAAGTAGTGGCCGCTTTTCAGAACAAACAGGCCGGTCAGACCGCCAATATCAACGCCGCCAGCCTCAGCACCCTGTCTAACCGGGAAAAAGAGATACTGGAACTCCTGGCCAAAGGCATGCTCTACAAAGAAATTGCGGCAGCCCTTTTTATCAGCCAGGAAACCGTGCGCAAGCATGTATACCATATTTACGAAAAACTGCACGTCAACAACCGTGTAGAAGCTATCAATAAGTTTTTCGGCAGGTAA
- the rsmG gene encoding 16S rRNA (guanine(527)-N(7))-methyltransferase RsmG, which translates to MEEAEKKLGLITKYFGDFSPEQLSQLAALEALYTEWNEKINVISRKDMEGLYEKHVLHSLSIAAAFNFSAGNQLVDLGTGGGFPGIPLAIFFPEVKFHLVDSIGKKLKVVEAVAESIGLKNITTQHTRIEDIKNRKFDFVVSRAVAPLKDLWHWSKPLLKKAQPGMEQPPGLICLKGGDLAAEISESSCKPRLMEVYEIFKEEYFKEKYMLYVKA; encoded by the coding sequence ATGGAAGAAGCCGAAAAAAAACTGGGCCTGATCACCAAATACTTTGGTGATTTCTCCCCCGAACAGCTGTCGCAACTGGCCGCCCTGGAAGCCCTGTACACAGAATGGAATGAAAAGATCAATGTCATTTCCCGGAAGGATATGGAAGGGCTTTATGAAAAGCATGTCCTGCATTCCCTGAGCATTGCCGCCGCCTTCAATTTTTCCGCCGGCAACCAGCTGGTGGATCTCGGTACCGGTGGCGGTTTCCCCGGTATCCCCCTCGCCATCTTTTTCCCCGAAGTAAAATTCCACCTGGTGGATAGCATCGGTAAAAAACTGAAAGTGGTGGAAGCCGTGGCGGAAAGCATCGGCCTGAAAAATATTACCACCCAGCATACCCGGATAGAAGACATCAAGAACCGCAAGTTCGATTTTGTGGTCTCCCGCGCCGTAGCGCCGCTCAAAGACCTCTGGCACTGGTCCAAACCACTCCTGAAAAAAGCACAGCCCGGTATGGAACAGCCACCCGGCCTGATCTGCCTCAAAGGCGGCGACCTGGCCGCCGAGATCTCCGAAAGCAGCTGTAAACCACGCCTCATGGAGGTCTATGAGATCTTTAAGGAAGAGTATTTCAAGGAAAAATACATGCTGTACGTAAAAGCATAG
- a CDS encoding glycosyltransferase produces the protein MPVLTIWTILFCVFCLVALIQLLYLWTLFQKLAFYTPSQKEKSQQHPVSVIVCARDEAGNLARNLPGVLVQTYPSSHELIVVNHNSQDETRYLLEEFRKTFKSLQIVNLTQEAKGIPGKKYPLSIGIKEAKHEIILLTDADCVPASEFWMQKMQDAYYDQTEIVLGYGAYNKKPGLLNKLIRFETFNTALQYLSFALAGMPYMGVGRNLSYKKGLFFRNKGFSSINHVQSGDDDLFINRVATATNTAIMIDPEAFTLSEPKKTFGAWIRQKNRHFTTGKFYKPKHKFLLGLYSMTHLLFYPLFVVSLVWFDWRFALGIFVLRAASQAFIYYKTMQKLNEKDLFAWWWLLDIWMFIYYCIFAPAIWKKPKKNWA, from the coding sequence ATGCCGGTATTGACTATCTGGACGATATTGTTTTGTGTGTTTTGCCTGGTGGCCCTGATACAGCTATTGTATCTGTGGACGCTTTTTCAAAAATTGGCTTTTTATACCCCTTCCCAAAAGGAAAAATCACAGCAGCATCCCGTCAGCGTGATCGTCTGTGCCCGTGATGAAGCCGGCAACCTGGCCCGTAACCTGCCCGGTGTGCTGGTGCAGACCTATCCCAGCTCCCATGAACTGATTGTGGTCAACCATAACAGCCAGGATGAAACGCGTTACCTGCTGGAAGAGTTCCGCAAAACTTTCAAAAGCCTGCAGATCGTTAACCTCACCCAGGAAGCCAAAGGCATCCCCGGCAAAAAATACCCACTCTCCATTGGTATCAAAGAAGCCAAACATGAGATCATCCTGCTCACAGACGCAGACTGCGTGCCCGCTTCGGAGTTCTGGATGCAGAAAATGCAGGACGCCTATTATGACCAGACTGAGATCGTTCTTGGTTATGGCGCCTATAACAAAAAGCCCGGACTGCTCAATAAGCTGATCCGCTTTGAAACTTTCAACACAGCCCTTCAATACCTCTCTTTCGCCCTGGCCGGTATGCCCTATATGGGCGTAGGCCGCAACCTCTCCTATAAGAAGGGATTATTTTTCCGCAATAAAGGGTTCTCGTCCATCAACCACGTCCAGAGCGGGGATGACGACCTCTTTATCAACCGGGTGGCTACTGCCACCAATACGGCCATCATGATTGATCCGGAAGCCTTCACCCTCTCGGAACCCAAGAAAACATTCGGCGCCTGGATCCGGCAGAAGAACCGCCATTTCACTACCGGCAAATTCTATAAGCCCAAACACAAATTCCTGCTGGGCCTGTATTCCATGACCCACCTGCTTTTTTACCCGCTGTTTGTGGTCAGCCTGGTCTGGTTCGACTGGCGCTTTGCCCTCGGCATTTTTGTCCTGCGCGCCGCCTCCCAGGCATTTATCTATTATAAAACCATGCAAAAGCTCAATGAAAAAGACCTTTTTGCCTGGTGGTGGCTGCTGGATATCTGGATGTTCATTTATTATTGCATCTTTGCCCCAGCAATATGGAAGAAGCCGAAAAAAAACTGGGCCTGA
- the tgt gene encoding tRNA guanosine(34) transglycosylase Tgt, translating into MASLQFELAVTDTRSKARAGRITTDHGEILTPIFMPVGTAGSVKAVSQQQLKEDVQAQIILGNTYHLYLRPGLEVLEGAGGLHKFNGWDRPILTDSGGYQVFSLAASRKITEEGVVFQSHIDGSRHLFTPENVMDIQRTIGGDIIMAFDECPPYPSEYKYAKDSMHLTHRWLDRCFERFNSTPDKYGYTQNLFPIVQGSTYADLRKASCEYIASKNAVGNAIGGLSVGEPDDMMYEFCGLCCDTLPADKPRYLMGVGTPWNLLECIALGVDMFDCVMPTRNGRNAMLFTSHGVINIDNKKWEKDYSPLDDGIGPGVSTFYSKAYLRHLMKSKEILGLTVASVHNLAFYLWLMGEARKHILAGDFASWKEEMVVRLRQRL; encoded by the coding sequence ATGGCATCCTTACAGTTCGAGTTAGCCGTTACAGATACCCGGTCCAAGGCCAGGGCAGGAAGGATCACTACTGACCATGGTGAGATCCTGACACCCATTTTTATGCCTGTAGGCACGGCCGGCAGTGTGAAAGCCGTATCCCAGCAGCAGTTGAAGGAGGACGTGCAGGCGCAGATCATCCTGGGCAATACCTATCACCTGTACCTGCGGCCGGGGCTGGAAGTCCTGGAGGGCGCTGGCGGTCTGCACAAATTCAATGGCTGGGACCGGCCCATCCTGACGGATAGCGGCGGGTACCAGGTCTTTTCGCTGGCTGCCAGTCGCAAGATCACGGAAGAAGGCGTAGTGTTCCAGTCGCACATAGACGGATCCAGGCATTTGTTCACACCGGAGAACGTGATGGATATCCAGCGCACTATTGGCGGGGATATCATTATGGCCTTTGACGAGTGTCCGCCCTATCCCAGTGAATACAAATATGCGAAAGACTCCATGCACCTTACGCATCGCTGGCTGGACCGCTGTTTTGAGCGTTTTAACAGTACACCTGACAAATACGGGTATACGCAAAATCTCTTTCCCATTGTGCAGGGCAGCACCTATGCTGATCTGCGCAAAGCTTCCTGCGAGTACATTGCTTCCAAAAATGCGGTGGGCAATGCTATCGGTGGCCTCAGTGTGGGAGAGCCGGATGATATGATGTATGAGTTCTGCGGACTCTGCTGCGATACACTGCCGGCGGACAAGCCCCGTTACCTTATGGGCGTGGGGACACCCTGGAACCTGCTGGAGTGCATTGCGCTGGGCGTGGATATGTTTGATTGTGTAATGCCTACGCGGAATGGCCGTAATGCCATGCTGTTCACCAGTCATGGTGTGATCAATATCGACAATAAAAAATGGGAGAAAGATTATTCGCCGCTGGATGATGGTATTGGCCCTGGCGTAAGTACTTTTTACAGCAAGGCTTATCTGCGGCACCTGATGAAATCAAAAGAGATCCTGGGCCTGACCGTAGCCAGCGTGCATAACCTGGCTTTCTATCTCTGGCTGATGGGCGAGGCCCGGAAACATATCCTTGCCGGCGATTTTGCCAGCTGGAAAGAAGAAATGGTGGTCCGGCTGCGGCAGCGGCTGTAG